One Sparus aurata chromosome 5, fSpaAur1.1, whole genome shotgun sequence genomic window carries:
- the LOC115581758 gene encoding dynamin-1-like protein isoform X2, whose amino-acid sequence METLIPTINRLQEVFLTVGAEVIQLPQIVVVGSQSSGKSSVLESLVGRDFLPRGSGIVTRRPLVLQLINVAPMQERLKIESGVKAEEWGTFLHCKNQVFTDFQEIRQEIEAETDRSSGDNKGIGTEPIYLKIFSPKVLNLTLVDLPGITKVPVGDQPEDIEAQVQEMILSFISNPNSLILAVSPANSDLATSDALKLAREVDPDGRRTLLVISKLDLMDAGTDALEVLLGRVIPVKLGIIGVVNRSQHDINTQKSLEDSMRDEQAFLQRHYPSLASRAGSRYLAKTLSRLLMHHIRDCLPDLKTRVTVLNAQYQTRLNSYGQPVEDHSATLLQIVTKFASDYCNTIEGTGRYIQTTELCGGARICYIFHETFGRTLQSIDPLGGLTELDVLTAIRNATGPRPALFVPEVSFELLVKRQIKRLEDPSLRCVELVHEELQRIIQHCSSYSTQELLRFPKLHDSIVEVVTGLLRKRLPITNEMVHNLVAIELAYINTKHPDFTDAGQVSASVNSQQAEALDGGKRWKNEKFAEEKAPATGFGSASKGQAINLLDTAVPVSRKLSAREQRDCEVIQRLINCYFLIVRKSIQDSVPKTVMHFLVNFVKEHLQSELVGQLYKQPLLQELLIESQDTAQQRTEVAQMLEALKKANNIISEIRETHLW is encoded by the exons ATGGAGACTCTAATTCCCACCATCAACCGGCTGCAGGAGGTCTTCCTCACAGTGGGTGCAGAGGTCATACAGCTGCCTCAGATTGTCGTGGTTggatctcag AGCAGTGGAAAGAGCTCTGTGCTGGAGAGCCTGGTTGGACGGGATTTCTTGCCTCGGGGATCAGGAATAGTCACAAGACGACCCCTCGTGTTGCAGCTAATTAATGTTGCCCCTATGCAGGAGAGACTGAAGATCGAGAGTG GTGTCAAAGCTGAAGAATGGGGTACATTCCTGCACTGCAAGAACCAG GTCTTCACAGATTTTCAGGAAATTCGTCAAGAAATCGAAGCAGAGACTGACCGCAGTTCTGGTGACAACAAG GGAATCGGCACTGAGCCCATATATCTGAAGATTTTCTCCCCCAAAGTCCTAAATCTCACTCTGGTTGATTTACCTGGAATAACTAAG GTTCCTGTTGGGGACCAGCCAGAGGACATCGAGGCTCAAGTACAAGAGATGATCTTGTCCTTCATCTCCAATCCAAACTCCCTCATCCTCGCCGTGTCCCCTGCCAACTCTGACTTGGCCACCTCCGATGCACTAAAATTGGCTCGTGAGGTTGATCCAGATG GTCGTCGAACACTGCTTGTGATCAGTAAATTGGACCTGATGGATGCAGGGACTGATGCTCTGGAGGTCCTTCTTGGTCGAGTCATTCCAGTCAAACTTGGGATTATCGGAGTGGTGAACAG GAGCCAGCATGACATCAATACCCAGAAGAGCTTGGAGGACTCAATGAGGGACGAGCAGGCCTTCCTGCAGCGCCACTATCCCTCGCTCGCCTCCCGAGCAGGCTCGCGCTATCTAGCCAAAACTCTCAGCAGGCTGCTCATGCACCACATTCGGGACTGCCTGCCAGACCTCAAAACCAGAGTGACTGTGTTGAATGCCCAGTACCAGACAAGGCTCAACAGCTATGGCCAGCCAGTAGAAGACCACAGTGCCACCTTGCTGCAGATTGTCACCAAGTTCGCCAGCGATTACTGCAACACCATCGAGGGGACAGGCAGATACATCCAGACGACGGAGCT CTGCGGGGGTGCTCGGATCTGTTACATATTCCATGAGACCTTTGGCCGCACTCTGCAGTCCATCGACCCCCTGGGAGGACTGACTGAGCTTGATGTCCTCACCGCCATCCGCAATGCTACG GGTCCGCGGCCAGCGCTTTTTGTGCCCGAGGTGTCCTTTGAGTTGCTGGTGAAGCGGCAAATTAAACGGCTGGAGGACCCCAGTCTGCGCTGTGTAGAGCTTGTTCatgaagagctgcagaggaTCATCCAGCACTGCTCATCCTATAGCACGCAG GAGCTTCTGCGATTCCCCAAACTGCACGATTCCATTGTGGAAGTCGTGACTGGATTACTCAGGAAGCGGTTGCCGATTACTAATGAGATG GTACACAACTTAGTAGCAATAGAACTCGCCTACATCAACACGAAACATCCAGACTTCACGGATGCTGGGCAGGTCTCAGCATCTGTCAACAGTCAGCAG GCAGAGGCCCTTGATGGAGGGAAGCGCTGGAAGAACGAGAAGTTTGCAGAAGAGAAAGCGCCGGCTACAGGCTTTGGCAGCGCCAGCAAAGGCCAGGCCATTAACCTCCTCGACACA GCGGTGCCCGTATCCCGCAAGCTGAGTGCGAGGGAGCAGAGGGACTGTGAGGTCATTCAGCGCCTCATCAACTGCTACTTCCTCATTGTCCGTAAAAGCATCCAAGACAG TGTGCCCAAGACAGTGATGCACTTCCTGGTGAACTTTGTGAAAGAGCATCTGCAGAGTGAGCTGGTGGGTCAGCTTTACAAACAGCCactgctgcaggagctgctcaTTGAGTCACAGGACACGGCACAGCAGCGGACCGAGGTTGCTCAAATGCTTGAG gCGCTCAAAAAAGCCAATAACATCATCTCTGAGATCCGGGAGACCCATCTGTGGTAG
- the disp3 gene encoding protein dispatched homolog 3, which yields MDVEDEPLLFQTSWGGEEEDEEEEEEEEEEDDGGVHADRQRCVSEEAGVCGLWRAVGWVYTQPCASGVVLGVVVLLPCALFAYMLLYCPPLDIDLSYSAFEVHSHFSAERFDALTIAVKTQLGSWDRRRRDLDDRESEALRELLLGQLARRGLFNRTDNEGTRSSAPQNEPLHAGDDQTRGAAGGDERTEPCLGQEETGKHKSSDHRAEEEEEDEDEMPLDGNSTLPLIRRRRFAPNYYMQTQALWRIELVFVAQGKGDRNIFTPERLQTIHHVERLLMQHPQFHQFCWKPLEMLRDLPLGPSYCSPPSSLLSYLYPSERGGKIYYDGMGPDLADIEGSLSLAITHPQFYWYVDESLSPEHLSSSLLRSEIHFGAPLPSYYSLQDRADEQRSRFKNFVVQYADILAKQSTSQVKVLYGGTELFDDEVRHTFHNDMMLAVISGACITVLVYVLTSFSVFLTFFGLASIGLSCLLALFLYHVVFGVRYLGILNGVAAFVIIGIGVDDVFVFISTFRQASHLRQPQQRMLYTIKTAGRATFLTSFTTAAAYAANTFSQIPAVHDFGLFMALIVSCCWLCVSVLMPAALCVWTECVEPQEHAWLNRWKRFSGLSASHSPLSDEDDDVALLSVEMEPGSCDTDGDAAILSLSVETPLSPPGQRHVGVVSTNLQWALKHLVAEPAVKRRKLVLGVFLLVLLLSAGCCCLLRPATHAPLLFRRDTNLQTLLALRSNLSGQGISCPMCSGVFMEKPHPLYTHISSSSFKFSTHQQTPVTTTSTAPRSSVKSSTNQTGPLLTVYISKLNLGASPTLYRFSLNTSTPSPWKSCSTEHQEVSSFQAYNQPRSNYTTRMTVCVSHVYHPYPSWMITSTSCEPRHGWTPEFSFYAALSPQLHSRKLFFAQRRLRPHPSRVCVSPPGCGISSGPDGPTRGTFYTPLFSDPSSAAKKKTSKTLGFNPCSGGACGHPAVRPLVDTGAMVFVVFGILGINRTERRDNHVIGDMGSIILDPDFDIFQEMGHLCQMCKSISANKQLVKPGGAQCLPSGNKLSSILPLLHPECHSLPEPNLLPGQLSHGAVGMHGGKVRWLSMAFESTTYKGKSSFQTHSDFLQWENFIQEQLASLPRSSALQRGFQTCEHWKQIFMEIIGVESALWSLLLSLAICVAAVSVFTAHLLLLLPVLITILGVICLVVALMYWLGWEMGAVEAISLSILVGSSVDYCLHLVEGYLLAGETLPSTPGCNSEPPVERQRRTLEAVNHVGVAIVSSAVTTVISTVPLFFCVIVPFAKFGQIVAINTAVSILFTLTVTVAMLALMAPAGFNRPPGAVLKAGLAVTAAAALGAAVCWVGGQLGALAWQSISV from the exons ATGGATGTGGAGGATGAGCCGCTGCTGTTTCAAACCAGCTGgggaggggaagaagaggatgaagaggaggaggaggaggaggaggaggaagatgatggaggagtgCATGCAGATAGGCAAAGGTGTGTCTCTGAGGAGGCTGGGGTTTGTGGGCTGTGGAGGGCAGTGGGGTGGGTGTACACACAGCCCTGTGCCAGTGGAGTGGTTTTAGGGGTAGTTGTCCTGCTACCGTGCGCCCTGTTTGCCTACATGCTCCTCTACTGCCCTCCTCTGGACATAGACCTCTCCTACAGTGCCTTTGAGGTTCACAGTCACTTCTCCGCCGAGCGCTTCGATGCCCTCACCATCGCTGTAAAGACTCAGCTGGGGTCATGGGACAGACGTAGGCGAGACCTAGATGACAGAGAGTCCGAGGCCCTGCGGGAGCTTCTGCTGGGGCAGCTGGCCAGACGCGGACTGTTCAACAGGACAGACAACGAAGGCACGAGGTCATCTGCTCCTCAGAATGAGCCTCTACATGCAGGAGACGATCAGACGAGGGGAGCAGCAGGCGGAGATGAAAGGACAGAGCCTTGTTTGGGTCAGGAGGAAACGGGGAAGCACAAGAGCTCAGATCACagagccgaggaggaggaggaggacgaggacgagatGCCATTGGATGGAAATTCCACTTTGCCACTCATTAGGAGGCGCAGGTTTGCCCCCAATTACTACATGCAGACCCAGGCTCTGTGGAGGATCGAGCTGGTGTTCGTGGCTCAAGGGAAGGGTGATCGCAACATCTTCACCCCAGAGCGTCTGCAGACGATTCACCATGTGGAGCGCCTGCTCATGCAGCACCCACAGTTCCATCAGTTCTGCTGGAAGCCTCTGGAGATGCTGAGGGATCTCCCTCTGGGACCGTCCTACTGCTCCCCACCCAGCTCGCTTCTGTCTTACCTGTACCccagtgagagaggagggaagataTACTACGATGGCATGGGCCCAGATCTTGCCGATATAGAAG GTTCTCTGAGTCTGGCCATCACCCACCCACAGTTCTACTGGTACGTGGATGAGAGTCTCTCCCCCGagcatctctcctcctctctgttgcgTAGTGAGATCCACTTCGGAGCTCCCCTGCCCTCCTACTACTCGCTGCAGGACCGAGCTGACGAGCAAAGATCCCGCTTCAAAAACTTTGTGGTTCAGTATGCAGACATCCTGGCCAAGCAATCTACCAG CCAGGTGAAGGTGCTGTATGGGGGGACGGAGCTGTTTGATGACGAGGTCCGACACACCTTCCACAATGACATGATGCTGGCTGTCATCAGTGGAGCCTGCATCACTGTGCTCGTCTATGTCCTTACCTCCTTTTCTG TGTTTCTGACGTTCTTTGGACTCGCTAGCATTGGACTGAGCTGCCTTCTGGCTCTTTTTCTGTACCACGTTGTCTTTGGTGTGAGGTACCTGGGCATCCTCAATGGAGTTGCTGCCTTTGTCATCATCGGCATTG GGGTGGATGATGTATTTGTGTTCATCAGCACCTTCAGACAGGCGTCTCATCTGCGTCAGCCGCAGCAGCGAATGCTCTACACAATTAAAACAGCTGGCCGAGCTACTTTCCTCACTTCCTTCACCACTGCGGCTGCATATGCCGCTAACACCTTCTCTCAG ATCCCAGCCGTGCATGACTTCGGTCTTTTCATGGCGCTCATtgtcagctgctgctggctctgTGTGTCGGTCCTGATGCCAGCCGCGCTGTGTGTCTGGACTGAGTGTGTGGAGCCTCAGGAACATGCCTGGTTGAATCG CTGGAAGCGGTTTTCAGGCCTGTCAGCAAGCCACAGCCCTTTGTCAGATGAGGATGACGATGTGGCACTTCTGTCAGTGGAGATGGAGCCAG GCTCCTGTGACACAGACGGTGATGCAGCCATTCTTTCCCTGTCAGTGGAGACACCTCTGTCCCCTCCAGGGCAGCGGCACGTGGGTGTGGTCAGCACCAATCTCCAGTGGGCCCTGAAGCACTTGGTGGCCGAGCCAGCGGTGAAGCGACGGAAGCTCGTTCTAG GTGTCTTCCTCCTGGTTCTGCTCTTatctgctggctgctgctgtctcCTGAGGCCGGCCACACACGCCCCCCTTCTTTTCCGCCGTGACACAAACCTCCAGACCCTGCTGGCTCTGAGGAGCAACCTCAGCGGTCAAGGCATCTCCTGCCCGATGTGCTCAG GTGTGTTCATGGAGAAGCCGCACCCATTGTACACCCACATTTCCTCATCGTCTTTCAAGTTTTCCACACATCAGCAGACCCCGGTCACGACAACCTCCACTGCTCCTCGGAGTTCCGTAAAATCGAGCACCAATCAAACAG GCCCTTTACTTACAGTGTACATATCCAAGTTGAACCTCGGAGCCTCTCCAACCCTTTACCGCTTCTCCCTTAACACCAGCACTCCCTCCCCGTGGAAATCGTGCAGCACAGAGCACCAAGAGGTGTCATCATTTCAG GCTTATAATCAGCCCCGCAGCAATTACACCACCAGAATGACAGTCTGTGTTTCCCATGTGTACCACCCGTACCCCAGCTGGATGATCACATCCACCTCATGTGAACCCCGTCATGGCTGGACGCCAGAGTTCTCCTTTTATGCGGCATTGTCTCCGCAGCTGCACAGCAG GAAGCTGTTTTTTGCCCAGCGCCGCCTGAGACCTCACCCAAGCCGAGTGTGTGTCAGCCCTCCTGGCTGTGGCATCAGTTCTGGGCCAGACGGACCCACACGGGGAACTTTTTATACTCCTCTCTTCAGTG ATCCCTCGTCTgctgcaaaaaagaaaacatccaaaacactTGGCTTTAACCCATGCAGTGGCGGAGCATGTGGCCATCCAGCGGTGCGTCCTCTGGTCGACACCGGGGCGATGGTTTTTGTCGTGTTTGGCATCTTGGGAATCAACCGAACGGAACGCAGGGACAACCACGTTATTGGAGATATG GGCAGCATCATATTGGATCCAGACTTTGATATTTTCCAGGAAATGGGGCATCTTTGTCAAATGTGTAAATCTATTAGCGCCAACAAACAACTTGTGAAGCCCGGAGGAGCGCAGTGTTTGCCATCAG GCAATAAACTGTCGTCTATTCTGCCTCTGCTGCATCCTGAGTGTCACTCTCTCCCTGAACCCAACCTGCTCCCGGGGCAGCTCTCCCACGGCGCGGTGGGAATGCACGGGGGCAAAGTCCGCTGGCTGTCCATGGCCTTTGAGTCT ACCACATACAAAGGGAAATCCTCCTTTCAGACCCACTCCGACTTCCTCCAGTGGGAGAACTTCATCCAGGAGCAACTCGCCTCCCTCCCGCGGTCCTCCGCCCTGCAGCGGGGCTTCCAGACCTGCGAGCACTGGAAGCAGATCTTCATGGAAATCATAG GTGTGGAGAGTGCCCTCTGGAGTCTGCTGCTGTCCCTGGCCATATGTGTGgcagctgtgtctgtgtttactgcacatcttctgctgctgctgccagtgcTCATAACCATTCTAG GCGTGATCTGTCTGGTGGTGGCGCTCATGTATTGGCTGGGCTGGGAGATGGGAGCAGTGGAGGCCATTTCTCTGTCCATACTGGTGGGATCCTCGGTGGATTACTGTCTGCACCTGGTGGAGGGATACCTGCTGGCTGGGGAGACCCTTCCCTCCACGCCTGGTTGTAACTCG gagCCTCCGGTCGAGAGGCAGAGGCGGACCCTGGAGGCGGTGAACCATGTGGGCGTTGCCATAGTGTCCAGCGCCGTCACCACAGTAATCTCCACAgtccctctcttcttctgcgTCATTGTGCCTTTCGCCAAGTTCGGCCAGATAGTGGCCATTAACACCGCCGTCTCCATTTTGTTCACGCTGACTGTGACTGTGGCCATGCTGGCCCTCATGGCCCCCGCCGGCTTCAACAGACCCCCCGGCGCCGTGCTGAAGGCCGGCCTGGCCGTGACGGCGGCTGCAGCCTTGGGAGCGGCCGTGTGCTGGGTGGGAGGACAGCTGGGAGCGTTGGCCTGGCAATCAATCAGCGTTTAA
- the LOC115581758 gene encoding dynamin-1-like protein isoform X1 has protein sequence METLIPTINRLQEVFLTVGAEVIQLPQIVVVGSQSSGKSSVLESLVGRDFLPRGSGIVTRRPLVLQLINVAPMQERLKIESDNGVKQNAQNSYPGVKAEEWGTFLHCKNQVFTDFQEIRQEIEAETDRSSGDNKGIGTEPIYLKIFSPKVLNLTLVDLPGITKVPVGDQPEDIEAQVQEMILSFISNPNSLILAVSPANSDLATSDALKLAREVDPDGRRTLLVISKLDLMDAGTDALEVLLGRVIPVKLGIIGVVNRSQHDINTQKSLEDSMRDEQAFLQRHYPSLASRAGSRYLAKTLSRLLMHHIRDCLPDLKTRVTVLNAQYQTRLNSYGQPVEDHSATLLQIVTKFASDYCNTIEGTGRYIQTTELCGGARICYIFHETFGRTLQSIDPLGGLTELDVLTAIRNATGPRPALFVPEVSFELLVKRQIKRLEDPSLRCVELVHEELQRIIQHCSSYSTQELLRFPKLHDSIVEVVTGLLRKRLPITNEMVHNLVAIELAYINTKHPDFTDAGQVSASVNSQQAEALDGGKRWKNEKFAEEKAPATGFGSASKGQAINLLDTAVPVSRKLSAREQRDCEVIQRLINCYFLIVRKSIQDSVPKTVMHFLVNFVKEHLQSELVGQLYKQPLLQELLIESQDTAQQRTEVAQMLEALKKANNIISEIRETHLW, from the exons ATGGAGACTCTAATTCCCACCATCAACCGGCTGCAGGAGGTCTTCCTCACAGTGGGTGCAGAGGTCATACAGCTGCCTCAGATTGTCGTGGTTggatctcag AGCAGTGGAAAGAGCTCTGTGCTGGAGAGCCTGGTTGGACGGGATTTCTTGCCTCGGGGATCAGGAATAGTCACAAGACGACCCCTCGTGTTGCAGCTAATTAATGTTGCCCCTATGCAGGAGAGACTGAAGATCGAGAGTG ACAATGGGGTTAAACAAAATGCCCAAAACAGCTACCCAG GTGTCAAAGCTGAAGAATGGGGTACATTCCTGCACTGCAAGAACCAG GTCTTCACAGATTTTCAGGAAATTCGTCAAGAAATCGAAGCAGAGACTGACCGCAGTTCTGGTGACAACAAG GGAATCGGCACTGAGCCCATATATCTGAAGATTTTCTCCCCCAAAGTCCTAAATCTCACTCTGGTTGATTTACCTGGAATAACTAAG GTTCCTGTTGGGGACCAGCCAGAGGACATCGAGGCTCAAGTACAAGAGATGATCTTGTCCTTCATCTCCAATCCAAACTCCCTCATCCTCGCCGTGTCCCCTGCCAACTCTGACTTGGCCACCTCCGATGCACTAAAATTGGCTCGTGAGGTTGATCCAGATG GTCGTCGAACACTGCTTGTGATCAGTAAATTGGACCTGATGGATGCAGGGACTGATGCTCTGGAGGTCCTTCTTGGTCGAGTCATTCCAGTCAAACTTGGGATTATCGGAGTGGTGAACAG GAGCCAGCATGACATCAATACCCAGAAGAGCTTGGAGGACTCAATGAGGGACGAGCAGGCCTTCCTGCAGCGCCACTATCCCTCGCTCGCCTCCCGAGCAGGCTCGCGCTATCTAGCCAAAACTCTCAGCAGGCTGCTCATGCACCACATTCGGGACTGCCTGCCAGACCTCAAAACCAGAGTGACTGTGTTGAATGCCCAGTACCAGACAAGGCTCAACAGCTATGGCCAGCCAGTAGAAGACCACAGTGCCACCTTGCTGCAGATTGTCACCAAGTTCGCCAGCGATTACTGCAACACCATCGAGGGGACAGGCAGATACATCCAGACGACGGAGCT CTGCGGGGGTGCTCGGATCTGTTACATATTCCATGAGACCTTTGGCCGCACTCTGCAGTCCATCGACCCCCTGGGAGGACTGACTGAGCTTGATGTCCTCACCGCCATCCGCAATGCTACG GGTCCGCGGCCAGCGCTTTTTGTGCCCGAGGTGTCCTTTGAGTTGCTGGTGAAGCGGCAAATTAAACGGCTGGAGGACCCCAGTCTGCGCTGTGTAGAGCTTGTTCatgaagagctgcagaggaTCATCCAGCACTGCTCATCCTATAGCACGCAG GAGCTTCTGCGATTCCCCAAACTGCACGATTCCATTGTGGAAGTCGTGACTGGATTACTCAGGAAGCGGTTGCCGATTACTAATGAGATG GTACACAACTTAGTAGCAATAGAACTCGCCTACATCAACACGAAACATCCAGACTTCACGGATGCTGGGCAGGTCTCAGCATCTGTCAACAGTCAGCAG GCAGAGGCCCTTGATGGAGGGAAGCGCTGGAAGAACGAGAAGTTTGCAGAAGAGAAAGCGCCGGCTACAGGCTTTGGCAGCGCCAGCAAAGGCCAGGCCATTAACCTCCTCGACACA GCGGTGCCCGTATCCCGCAAGCTGAGTGCGAGGGAGCAGAGGGACTGTGAGGTCATTCAGCGCCTCATCAACTGCTACTTCCTCATTGTCCGTAAAAGCATCCAAGACAG TGTGCCCAAGACAGTGATGCACTTCCTGGTGAACTTTGTGAAAGAGCATCTGCAGAGTGAGCTGGTGGGTCAGCTTTACAAACAGCCactgctgcaggagctgctcaTTGAGTCACAGGACACGGCACAGCAGCGGACCGAGGTTGCTCAAATGCTTGAG gCGCTCAAAAAAGCCAATAACATCATCTCTGAGATCCGGGAGACCCATCTGTGGTAG
- the ubl4a gene encoding ubiquitin-like protein 4A: protein MILTVKPLQGKECSVQVTEDEKVSTVKELVSERLNIPANQQRLLYKGKALADEHRLSDYSIGPEAKLNLVIRPVGERTGASGMVASSSSSAQGRVWQTVSTILARHFSPADAAKVHEQLIKDYERSLRQLSLDDIERLAGRLLHPEGEGMDTSYMD from the exons ATGATCCTTACTGTGAAGCCGCTTCAAGGAAAAGAATGCAGTGTACAG GTGACTGAAGATGAAAAGGTCTCCACAGTGAAGGAACTTGTGTCCGAACGTCTCAACATACCAGCAAACCAGCAGCGGTTGCTCTATAAAGGGAAAGCGCTTGCAG ATGAGCACAGACTGAGTGATTACTCCATCGGACCAGAGGCTAAATTGAATCTGGTGATTCGTCCAGTGGGGGAGAGAACTGGAGCGTCCGGGATGgttgccagcagcagcagcagtgcacaGGGAAGAGTGTGGCAGACAGTGTCCACGATCCTCGCTCGACATTTTAGTCCTGCAGATGCAGCAAAAGTCCACGAACAACTTATCAAG GATTATGAACGTTCACTTCGACAACTTAGTCTCGACGACATCGAGCGCTTGGCGGGAAGGCTGCTTCACCCCGAGGGAGAGGGCATGGATACCTCATACATGGACTAA